GGCGGACGTTGCATCACATCCGGTTCTGGAGGTTCCACAGCTAATGCCAAAGCTGGTAAACCATCTGTCACCAAGTTCATCCACAAAATTTGTAAGGGGGTAAGGGGAACGCCTCCCAAACCAATTAAGGGTGCAGCGGCAATTGTCAGAACTTCGCCAATGTTACTGCCGAGGATGTATTTAATAAAGCGGCGGATATTGGTGTAAACAACTCTACCTTCCTTGGTGGCGCTGACAATGGTGGCGAAATTGTCATCAAGTAATACCATATCGCTGGCTTCTTTACTTACATCAGTGCCAGTAATGCCCATCGCAATCCCGATATCAGCTTGTTTGAGGGCTGGGGCATCGTTAACACCATCGCCTGTCATCGCTACAAATCGACCCCGGCGTTGCAGTGCTTGGACAATTCGCAGTTTGTGTTCTGGGGAAACTCTGGCATAGATGCTCACCAGGTCAACGTTTTGCTCTAATTCCTGGTCAGTCATCCGTTGCAATTCTTGACCTGTGAGAACACGGTCGCCTTCTTGGGCAATTCCCAAATCGGTAGCGATCGCTCGTGCTGTTAATTGGTGGTCGCCTGTAATCATCACTGGGCGAATGCCTGCATCTCGACACTCTTGCACAGCTGCCCTTACTTCTGGGCGTGGCGCATCTAGCATTCCCACCAATCCCAACCATACCAAGCCTTGCTCTGATGCTTCGTCCGAACCTTCTGGTGGAATTTCTGCGAGGGGTTTGTAGGCAAAACCTAGCACCCGCAAACCTTTACTCGCCATCAGGTCATTTTCTGCCAAAATTTTCTGGCGTTGTTCTTCAGTTAAGGGGACTGAGTGATTGCCCAAATGAATCTGAGCAGAACGTGCCAAGGTTAACTCTGGAGAACCTTTGGTAAACATTAAGTAAGATTCAGATTGGAGAAAACCGGCGATCGCTGGGTCAATACCTCTCGAAGATGCGTCACCTGTAGCGACTCCCTCCACCTGAGAAATCACGCTCATCCGCTTCCGTTCTGAGGAAAAGGGAAACTCTGCAACACGAGGTAATTTACTGTTCCACTGGTCTTTTTCGATTCCAGCTTTGCCCGCCAGTGTTAACAATGCTCCCTCTGTAGGATCTCCCAAAATCGCCCATTCACCTTGTTCTTTTTGCAACACCGAATCATTACAAATAGCACAGGCGACTGATAACGCTGAGATTTCTGGAGAGTCCTCTAGGGAAATTTTTTGACCATCTAACTGAAAGTCTCCCGTGGGAGCGTAACCTTCGCCGATGACGCGAAAAGTTTTGTTGTTAGTGGAAACCGATTGCACCACCATTTTATTTTGCGTCAGGGTGCCGGTTTTATCAGAACAGATGGTGGTTACGGAACCTAATGTTTCTACCGCTGGCAGTTTGCGAATCAAGGCATTTTGGCGCACCATTCGCTGGGTTCCCAGTGCCAATGTAACGGTAATTACAGCTGGTAAACCTTCTGGCACCACAGCAACCGCCATACTCAAGGAAACTTCCAAAAGTTCTTGGATGTTTTTAAAACCTCCGTCCTTGATGACACCACCAACGACGACAATCGCCACCAGAATTAAAGAACCCGTAACCAGGACGTTACCCAGTTGAGTCATTCGCTGCTGTAACGGCGTAGGTTCACTTTCCACCGCCTGCAACATCGCAGCAATTTTGCCTAATTCTGTTGTCATGCCGGTGTTAGTCACCAGAACCTTGGCGCGTCCTTGGACTACTTCAGTTCCTTGATACACGACATTGAGGCGATCGCCTAATGATGTTTCCTCCAGCAATTTTAGTGATGCCTGTTTATTCACCGCTTCGGCTTCACCAGTCAATGCCGACTCACGCACTTGTAAATTAGACTGTTCTATTAAACGTCCATCCGCAGCTATCTGCATTCCAGCTTCCAGCAGCATTACATCCCCTGGAACTAGTTCCTTGGCTGCTATCTCCACCAGTCTGGTGTCGCGGATGACCCGTACTAAGGGAGAAGTCATTTTTTTCAGGGCTGCCAAGGCTTTTTCGGCACGGCTTTCTTGGACATAGCCGAGTATGCCATTGAGAATCACAATTGCTAAGATAGCGATCGTATCTTTAAATGGCACTTCACCAGGCTTTAATCTGCCCTCACGCAAAGCCATCAGGTCTAAAAACCCAGAAATCAGCGCTACGCCAATCAGCATCAACAACATAATGTTCTTGAACTGATCTAGCAGAATTTCCCAAGCACTACGGCCAGCACTTTCTTCAAGTTCGTTGGGGCCGTATTTTTGCAACCTCTGTTGAATTTCTTGAGGTGTTAAGCCACTGTCTGCATTACTATCGAGCAGTTCTAGTGCTTTATCAACTTCTAAACTATGCCAAACGGCGGCACCTTCAGGCAGAGAATTAGCAGACATCGTGTAGGTCACAGCAAATGGTTACAAAATTCGATCATAATTTAGTGATGGCAGGAATTCCATCTTCTAAAGTTACATTAAGGCGATCGCCTAGTTATGTGAAGGAGGCGGAAGGAACTTTTCAGTTGGGGATTAGACCCCGAATGAATTTAAGTCATTGAACTCACTGAACTATCGTTAATGGGGTTTTAAACCCAAGCTTGCTCTGGTGGCAGCAGTTCAAGAGTGAGGACATTTTTCCTCCTGCCTTGCTTGATAAATGTATATGTAATTCTTAACATTTGTAAATCTTCCTATTTTGACATAGTATTATTTCTCACGAAAGAGTTGATCGGAACACATTTTACCGATAATTATGAGTAATAGAGCTTTGAAGCTTTGTTACAGAGGATATGTCACAATTAATTTTAGGCTGCCATTCCTTTCATTTCATCCCGTAGTCAATAGCCAGGATGTATGGCACGATTGCATTTCTTCATTTTTAATTTTGCGGAAAGTTGAGCCAGTCCCTTGCGTATTTCGCTGCTCAAGTAAACTGGAGTGCCATTAGGGTTTTCCAATCTAGCAAACTTTTCCAGCTGAATTTTGAATTTTGAATTAACCAGGCGTGCTAAACCATTCAATAAATATGCTTAATATGAGTTTTGCACTCCCCACTTTGACCGTTAGCCAGATGTTTGGGCAAAAAACGATTCGACCGCTTACTGCTGCTACCCTGTGTGGCATTACTTTCATTAAAGATAGACTTATTGCCATTGACAGTATTAAAGGGCATCTACTGGAGATTGATCCCACCTCTGACAACAGCAAAATTCTCAATCCCCATCAAGTTAAAGAATTTACCGATGTCACTGGTATAGCGGTATGGGAAGATTCCCTGTGGGTGAGCCGAGAAAATAGTGTTTACTTGTGCAAGCTCAATGCTTTGGGTCTGGAACATTTTGTGACATTGCCTTATCCGGCTGACGGTGTTGCTGTTTGGGAAACAACAGTTTATGTCAGCTGCCAACGGCTGGGCTACATTTTGGTTTATGACCGCGAAACACGAAAAGAGATTACCAGATTTTATGCCCCTGGAGT
The Nostoc punctiforme PCC 73102 genome window above contains:
- a CDS encoding cation-translocating P-type ATPase, giving the protein MSANSLPEGAAVWHSLEVDKALELLDSNADSGLTPQEIQQRLQKYGPNELEESAGRSAWEILLDQFKNIMLLMLIGVALISGFLDLMALREGRLKPGEVPFKDTIAILAIVILNGILGYVQESRAEKALAALKKMTSPLVRVIRDTRLVEIAAKELVPGDVMLLEAGMQIAADGRLIEQSNLQVRESALTGEAEAVNKQASLKLLEETSLGDRLNVVYQGTEVVQGRAKVLVTNTGMTTELGKIAAMLQAVESEPTPLQQRMTQLGNVLVTGSLILVAIVVVGGVIKDGGFKNIQELLEVSLSMAVAVVPEGLPAVITVTLALGTQRMVRQNALIRKLPAVETLGSVTTICSDKTGTLTQNKMVVQSVSTNNKTFRVIGEGYAPTGDFQLDGQKISLEDSPEISALSVACAICNDSVLQKEQGEWAILGDPTEGALLTLAGKAGIEKDQWNSKLPRVAEFPFSSERKRMSVISQVEGVATGDASSRGIDPAIAGFLQSESYLMFTKGSPELTLARSAQIHLGNHSVPLTEEQRQKILAENDLMASKGLRVLGFAYKPLAEIPPEGSDEASEQGLVWLGLVGMLDAPRPEVRAAVQECRDAGIRPVMITGDHQLTARAIATDLGIAQEGDRVLTGQELQRMTDQELEQNVDLVSIYARVSPEHKLRIVQALQRRGRFVAMTGDGVNDAPALKQADIGIAMGITGTDVSKEASDMVLLDDNFATIVSATKEGRVVYTNIRRFIKYILGSNIGEVLTIAAAPLIGLGGVPLTPLQILWMNLVTDGLPALALAVEPPEPDVMQRPPFSPRESIFARGLGSYMIRIGIIFAIITIALMWWAYQHTHAAGYQGDPETWKTMVFTTLCIAQMGHAIAIRSNNRLTIEMNPFSNIFVLAAVVVTTILQLMLVYVPPLRDFFGTHYLNMQELGVCIGFSALMFVWIEAEKIFLRIMGKKAV